The window CACTGCACGCAATGTATAACCAGAAATCCGAATCGTTTATTAATCATTGCCTGGCTACATTCCAGCTTGCTAACTACATCAAGCAAGCCTATCCCGAAGAATTCTATATCTACAGTTCAACTGAAATCGCTGGCGACGGTGACTTCCCGTTGCCTCGCCCGCATCTCTACTTACGAAGGCAGGAGCCGATCGATACTAAGCCCGATGAGTTCTTTGTTGAAGTTAATCATGACAGCCAGCCATTCTTGGTTCGAAAGCGGTTCAACAAACTGCTAGAACACTATGATGATGAAGGCTGGCCGGATGGCAATTATCCAGCACTACTATTTATTCTAGCCAATGATCGACAGGCAAAAACATTTCTTGAATACACCGAGTCGGTATTCGAGTCCACGGGTATAGACGATATAAAGGTATTAGCGGTAAGTTTGGAGAGCTTACTTGCTGGTGCTTCTGTGCTTTGAGCAGTTTATCGTCATGCTCAGGACAGCGAACCTAATAGTCCTCGGCTAGCATTATCGTGAGTACACGACGGCATGCCTTATCCAGTGGATCGCACCAGAACTTCAGATCCTGATCGTAGTAATCTATCTTCCAGAAGATCTTCTTACCCTCGAAGAATAGTGATCCAAAGTCATGTTCTCCATGCGGATCATTACTCTCATTGAAGTTATTGAAACTCTCAACCGCCTGCGATAATCCAATGAGATCCATAATGCCATCACGTACCCCCGCTGTGTAAAACACATCTAGGCACATCCCGCGGAACCTATCATTTAATTTTGCTATGTCTTGAACTTGAGTTTCCATGAAACCCTCCTTTGTTAATTCTTGAGAGGACTTTCTGCCTCTCTGCCAAAGGAGATTCGGGCGTAGGCCAAGAGTGTCAAGGTGGAGACTTTGTACTACCTTGATACTCTTGGTTCACCCGTACAATTAAGAGACAGAGGAAGGAAGTCTATATACAGACGACTTTTTTATCTTTTTTCGAAAAACACCGATATATTTAAGAATTTTTTAATATTTGGTTGCTACACTGGAAATATGAGTAACAATAATCAAGATCCAACACTGGCCGAGGTGCTGCATCAACTTGCTGATACATGGCAAGATTTTGCAAACCTGTGCGATGAGCAGGCCAATCAGATCATACGAGAACTTAAAGAAACTTCGTCTAACTAGGCTTCTTGTCCCTGTCTCGTACCCTATGGTTTTTAACACGTTGTTTTTTGGTATCTGCAGTTTTAGATGCAGGAACAGCGCTGGTCTTTTTAGTTTCAGTTTTTGCAACAA is drawn from bacterium and contains these coding sequences:
- a CDS encoding replication-relaxation family protein, coding for MAKQQVSENLSSKQLHTLKIIFKFRVVTSSLLATYRGVNKDSLNRMLQNLVDRKYIKKQNNDSFRIDRKGARYSLASKGIIYLTKNTDLSKKALHAMYNQKSESFINHCLATFQLANYIKQAYPEEFYIYSSTEIAGDGDFPLPRPHLYLRRQEPIDTKPDEFFVEVNHDSQPFLVRKRFNKLLEHYDDEGWPDGNYPALLFILANDRQAKTFLEYTESVFESTGIDDIKVLAVSLESLLAGASVL
- a CDS encoding DUF3768 domain-containing protein yields the protein METQVQDIAKLNDRFRGMCLDVFYTAGVRDGIMDLIGLSQAVESFNNFNESNDPHGEHDFGSLFFEGKKIFWKIDYYDQDLKFWCDPLDKACRRVLTIMLAEDY